In a genomic window of Helianthus annuus cultivar XRQ/B chromosome 10, HanXRQr2.0-SUNRISE, whole genome shotgun sequence:
- the LOC118482724 gene encoding uncharacterized protein LOC118482724 has product MPKYSKFMRDILTHKRKIETLQLVNLSEECSAVLLNKLPQKKIDPGSFTIPCSIGRSPVHNALADLGASINLMPASMFDRLGLGKTSPTKMSIQLADRSIKHPQGVIENLLVKVGDFVFLADFVILDMEEDTDVPLILGRPFHATAHAMVDMSDGKLTLRVGDKEMTFRVGKRVEDDPVNYMDVIDSILDDALQHGMRDIPLG; this is encoded by the coding sequence ATGCCAAAATATTCAAAATTCATGAGAGACATCCTCACTCACAAAAGGAAGATTGAAACATTGCAATTGGTCAATTTAAGTGAAGAATGCTCCGCCgtactactcaacaaactcccacaaaagaaaaTCGACCCCGGAAGCTTCACCATCCCTTGTTCCATTGGGAGATCACCTGTACACAATGCACTAGctgaccttggggctagcatcaatctcatgcccgcatcaatgtttgaCCGACTCGGACTAGGTAAGACGAGCCCCACaaagatgagcatacaactcgccgataggtcTATCAAAcacccacaaggtgtcatcgagaatttATTGGTAAAAGTCGGAGACTTTGTCTTCctggccgactttgtcatactcgacatggaggaagacaccgatgTACCACTCATTCTAGGAAGACCATTCCATGCCACCGCTCACGCAATGGTGGATATGAGTGATGGGAAGTTAACATTAAGGGTTGGTGACAAAGAGATGACATTCAGGGTTGGGAAAAGAGTAGaggacgacccggtcaactacatggaTGTCATAGACTCAATCTTGGATGACGCTCTCCAACACGGGATGCGAGACATCCCACTCGGGTAA